The following proteins come from a genomic window of Sorghum bicolor cultivar BTx623 chromosome 3, Sorghum_bicolor_NCBIv3, whole genome shotgun sequence:
- the LOC8059176 gene encoding B3 domain-containing protein LFL1, translating to MPARASHPALATLRPPGWPRLRAPGLGLAPTGGRWRCLLPHLHPISEPARHLSPRAPRLRVSARPPHPAIKASPAPTLDAVVVAAAAATAAAATSSLTGMAGINKRRTSPASTSSSSGGDVLPQRVTRKRRSVRRGARTAARRPSSAPRPINELDLNTAALDPDHYATGLRVLLQKELRNSDVSQLGRIVLPKKEAESYLPILMAKDGKSLCMHDLLNAQLWTFKYRYWFNNKSRMYVLENTGDYVKAHDLQQGDFIVIYKDDENNRFVIGAKKAGDEQTATVPQVHEHIHISAALPAPQAFHDYAGPVAAEADMLAIVPQADEIFDGILNSLPEIPVANVRYSDFFDPFGDSMDMANPLSSNNPSVNLATHFHDEKIGSCSFPYPKSGPLM from the exons atgccaGCCCGCGCCTCCCACCCGGCGCTTGCCACCTTGCGCCCGCCCGGTTGGCCGCGCCTGCGCGCCCCCGGCCTCGGCCTCGCCCCGACGGGGGGGCGTTGGCGTTGCCTCCTCCCCCACCTGCACCCCATTTCAGAGCCCGCTCGCCACTTGTCACCGCGCGCGCCCCGCCTCCGCGTCTCCGCCCGCCCGCCCCATCCGGCTATAAAAGCCTCGCCCGCCCCAACCCTAgacgccgtcgtcgtcgccgccgccgccgccactgccGCTGCCGCTACCTCCTCGCTCACCGGCATGGCCGGCATCAACAAGCGCCGCACCTCGCCGGCCTCCACCTCCTCTTCCTCCGGCGGCGACGTCTTGCCGCAGCGGGTCACCCGGAAGCGTAGGTCCGTCCGCCGCGGGGCCCGGACCGCCGCCCGGAGGCCGTCGTCGGCGCCTCGACCT ATAAATGAACTGGACTTGAATACAGCTGCTCTTGATCCGGAT CATTATGCTACAGGATTGAGAGTTCTTCTTCAGAAGGAGCTCCGAAATAGCGATGTAAGCCAGCTTGGGAGAATTGTTCTCCCAAAG AAGGAGGCGGAGTCTTACCTCCCTATTCTGATGGCAAAGGATGGAAAGAGTTTATGTATGCATGACTTGCTAAATGCACAACTTTGGACCTTCAAGTATAG ATATTGGTTCAACAACAAAAGCAGGATGTATGTGCTTGAAAATACTG GAGATTATGTAAAAGCTCATGACCTTCAGCAAGGAGACTTCATTGTGATATACAAAGACGACGAGAACAACCGCTTT GTCATAGGAGCAAAGAAGGCAGGAGATGAACAGACTGCCACTGTGCCCCAAGTCCATGAGCATATACACATCTCTGCCGCACTGCCAGCTCCACAAGCGTTCCATGACTATGCAGGCCCCGTTGCGGCAGAAGCTGATATGCTCGCGATCGTGCCACAAGCTGATGAGATATTCGACGGCATACTGAACTCCCTGCCAGAAATACCAGTAGCGAACGTCAGGTACTCCGACTTCTTCGACCCGTTCGGTGACTCCATGGACATGGCAAATCCCCTGAGCTCCAATAACCCCTCGGTCAACCTGGCCACACATTTCCATGACGAGAAGATCGGGAGCTGTTCGTTCCCCTACCCAAAATCCGGGCCTCTGATGTGA